From a single Anomaloglossus baeobatrachus isolate aAnoBae1 chromosome 8, aAnoBae1.hap1, whole genome shotgun sequence genomic region:
- the F3 gene encoding tissue factor isoform X1: MRCVQSLLLLAVFCWQKSSAQDMNIPTANNIMWTSINFKSILDWSPKPTNYSYSVLVRSPLFQDWKKKCFRIKDTTCDVTDLMENVNTTYEVRVVSEIDSPEITAEEFPYSDGPTFSPYLQTIIGKPIIQNYTFDKEQNRLTVVLRDTPTPYRNADNSPKTLREIFQNDFIYTLYYRKASSTGKKSQSSTTNEIVINTEKGEGYCFYVQASVPSRVKNRVSQSSEELCTQSDGGELDITILVAVGIAVALIVIIIVLSVVLCKCRKAQKQKTKETTPLNAV; this comes from the exons ATATGAACATTCCCACAGCAAATAACATAATGTGGACATCAATCAACTTTAAATCCATTTTAGACTGGAGTCCCAAACCTACGAACTATTCATACAGTGTGTTGGTGAGAAG TCCACTTTTTCAAGACTGGAAAAAGAAGTGTTTTCGCATCAAGGACACCACATGCGATGTTACTGATCTTATGGAAAATGTTAACACCACTTACGAAGTTCGAGTTGTTTCAGAAATCGACTCACCAGAAATTACTGCCGAGGAGTTTCCTTATTCGGATGGGCCAACTTTCTCCCCTTATTTGCAAA CAATAATTGGAAAACCGATAATCCAAAACTACACATTCGACAAAGAGCAAAACCGTCTCACTGTAGTTCTCAGAGATACCCCGACACCCTACAGAAATGCTGATAACTCTCCGAAGACACTGCGGGAGATTTTTCAAAATGACTTTATCTATACATTATACTACAGGAAGGCTTCCAGCACAGGAAAG AAATCACAGTCATCCACCACTAATGAGATTGTCATAAATACAGAGAAAGGTGAAGGCTACTGCTTCTATGTCCAGGCATCGGTTCCATCTCGCGTCAAAAACCGTGTGAGCCAAAGCTCGGAGGAACTGTGCACCCAATCAGACGGTGGAG AGCTGGATATTACTATATTAGTTGCTGTAGGAATAGCCGTGGCTCTTATCGTGATAATAATAGTGCTGTCAGTGGTCCTCTGCAAATGTAGAAAAGCGCAAAAACAGAAGACAAAAGAGACAACGCCGTTGAACGCTGTATAG
- the F3 gene encoding tissue factor isoform X2: MRCVQSLLLLAVFCWQKSSAQDMNIPTANNIMWTSINFKSILDWSPKPTNYSYSVLVRSPLFQDWKKKCFRIKDTTCDVTDLMENVNTTYEVRVVSEIDSPEITAEEFPYSDGPTFSPYLQTIIGKPIIQNYTFDKEQNRLTVVLRDTPTPYRNADNSPKTLREIFQNDFIYTLYYRKASSTGKKSQSSTTNEIVINTEKGEGYCFYVQASVPSRVKNRVSQSSEELCTQSDGGAASGFLPSTGVLCLISWILLY; encoded by the exons ATATGAACATTCCCACAGCAAATAACATAATGTGGACATCAATCAACTTTAAATCCATTTTAGACTGGAGTCCCAAACCTACGAACTATTCATACAGTGTGTTGGTGAGAAG TCCACTTTTTCAAGACTGGAAAAAGAAGTGTTTTCGCATCAAGGACACCACATGCGATGTTACTGATCTTATGGAAAATGTTAACACCACTTACGAAGTTCGAGTTGTTTCAGAAATCGACTCACCAGAAATTACTGCCGAGGAGTTTCCTTATTCGGATGGGCCAACTTTCTCCCCTTATTTGCAAA CAATAATTGGAAAACCGATAATCCAAAACTACACATTCGACAAAGAGCAAAACCGTCTCACTGTAGTTCTCAGAGATACCCCGACACCCTACAGAAATGCTGATAACTCTCCGAAGACACTGCGGGAGATTTTTCAAAATGACTTTATCTATACATTATACTACAGGAAGGCTTCCAGCACAGGAAAG AAATCACAGTCATCCACCACTAATGAGATTGTCATAAATACAGAGAAAGGTGAAGGCTACTGCTTCTATGTCCAGGCATCGGTTCCATCTCGCGTCAAAAACCGTGTGAGCCAAAGCTCGGAGGAACTGTGCACCCAATCAGACGGTGGAG CTGCCAGTGGGTTTTTACCCTCCACTGGAGTTTTGTGCCTCATT AGCTGGATATTACTATATTAG